A genomic stretch from Lathyrus oleraceus cultivar Zhongwan6 chromosome 2, CAAS_Psat_ZW6_1.0, whole genome shotgun sequence includes:
- the LOC127117752 gene encoding pentatricopeptide repeat-containing protein At2g42920, chloroplastic, producing the protein MLPHCSALSQSPPPSISKFLSDHPCLTMLQNPSTTIKDFHQIYPHIIKTGITHNSIASTRVLSFCASPSGNINYAYKLFTRMPNPNLYSWNTIIRAFSRTSTPQFAISLFVDMLYSEIQPQHLTYPSVFKAYAQLGDAHHGSQLHGMVVKLGLQKDQFIHNTIIHMYANSGLLAEAKRGFDERAELDDVVAFNSMIMGYAKCGEIDESRKLFDTMSTRRTSVTWNSMISGYVRNRKLMEALDLFYNMQEEGIEPSEFTMVSLLNACAHLGALQHGKWVHDYIKRNHFELNVIVVTAIIDMYCKCGSIDNAVEVFEKCHRRGLSCWNSIIIGLAMNGRERESTELFSKLESSKLLKPDSVSFIGVLTACKHLGAVDKGKDYFELMMNSYKIEPSIKHYTCMVDVLGQAGLLEEAEELINAMPIEPDAIIWGSLLSSCRKHGNVHIAKRAAQRVYELNPNDASGYVLMSNVHAASNKFEEAMKQRLLMKENSTEKEPGCSSIELYGEVHEFLAGGRLHHKTQEIYHLLNDPSFAFQD; encoded by the coding sequence ATGTTACCTCATTGTTCTGCCCTTTCTCAATCACCACCACCTTCAATATCCAAATTTCTCTCTGACCACCCATGTCTCACCATGCTTCAAAACCCCTCCACCACCATCAAAGACTTCCACCAAATATACCCCCACATCATCAAAACCGGCATTACTCATAACTCAATTGCTTCCACACGTGTCCTCTCCTTCTGTGCATCTCCATCTGGCAACATTAACTATGCCTACAAACTGTTCACCAGAATGCCTAACCCAAATCTTTATTCTTGGAACACCATTATAAGAGCCTTTTCAAGAACCTCAACCCCACAGTTTGCTATATCACTTTTTGTTGACATGTTGTATTCTGAAATTCAGCCTCAACATTTGACTTACCCTTCTGTTTTCAAAGCATATGCTCAATTGGGTGATGCTCATCATGGATCTCAGCTTCATGGTATGGTTGTGAAATTGGGTCTTCAGAAAGACCAATTTATTCATAATACTATCATTCATATGTATGCTAATAGTGGACTTTTGGCTGAAGCTAAAAGAGGTTTTGATGAAAGAGCTGAACTTGATGATGTTGTGGCTTTCAATTCAATGATTATGGGTTATGCTAAGTGTGGTGAGATTGATGAATCTAGGAAGCTTTTTGATACTATGTCTACAAGAAGAACTTCAGTTACTTGGAATTCTATGATTAGTGGATATGTTAGGAACAGGAAGTTAATGGAGGCATTAGATCTTTTCTATAACATGCAAGAGGAGGGGATTGAACCAAGTGAGTTTACAATGGTTAGCTTGTTAAATGCTTGTGCTCACTTGGGAGCACTTCAACATGGGAAATGGGTTCATGATTATATAAAAAGGAATCATTTTGAGTTGAATGTTATTGTTGTCACAGCAATAATTGACATGTACTGCAAGTGTGGGTCTATTGATAATGCTGTTGAAGTGTTTGAGAAATGCCATAGGAGAGGGTTATCATGTTGGAATTCTATTATAATTGGGTTAGCCATGAATGGTCGTGAAAGAGAATCAACTGAGTTGTTCTCTAAGCTTGAATCTTCAAAGCTATTGAAGCCGGATTCTGTAAGTTTCATTGGTGTTTTAACCGCTTGTAAACATTTAGGAGCAGTTGACAAAGGAAAGGACTATTTTGAATTGATGATGAATAGTTATAAAATTGAACCATCTATAAAACACTACACTTGCATGGTTGATGTGCTAGGTCAAGCCGGACTCCTAGAAGAAGCAGAGGAACTTATAAATGCTATGCCTATAGAACCAGATGCCATTATATGGGGATCTTTGCTCTCGTCTTGCAGGAAGCATGGGAATGTACATATTGCAAAACGGGCTGCACAAAGAGTTTATGAGTTAAATCCAAATGATGCGAGTGGTTATGTACTCATGTCTAATGTTCATGCTGCATCCAACAAATTCGAAGAGGCAATGAAGCAAAGGCTTTTGATGAAGGAAAACTCGACAGAGAAAGAACCAGGGTGCAGTTCAATTGAATTATATGGAGAAGTTCATGAGTTTCTAGCTGGGGGAAGGCTGCATCATAAGACCCAAGAGATCTACCACTTACTGAATGACCCCAGTTTTGCATTTCAAGATTGA
- the LOC127117754 gene encoding uncharacterized protein LOC127117754 isoform X1 produces MILNLVGVTATTMAVPSLMLTTTRRKPICLCASSTTINTEDLRSQLDQLHAEAHTTRTKANSARLRLLRLSESAEKLQKQAAISIQKGDEDYARDTLLQRKQVLQALEKSKIRIELLDELSAKLSEAISLKESQLVGNVTMKIEDATQDDSSPVRIIAPKEEVLEDSLNDDSDSNKMKFNDIQDVQISFESRENPLDDKEIDNLLKTLSTDAGKENSIPSSLSKISSYEDFMKHIDQKLSEIETELVSVLNVSILVLDSEERPKNFRWQQTTELLESIHGIRERIRSSKEAKVRI; encoded by the exons ATGATACTGAACCTTGTTGGAGTAACAGCCACAACCATGGCTGTTCCTTCATTGATGTTGACAACAACGAGAAGAAAACCTATATGCTTGTGTGCTTCTTCAACCACCATCAACACAGAAGACCTACGTTCTCAACTTGATCAACTTCATGCGGAAGCACACACCACAAGAACCAAAG CAAATAGTGCTAGATTGAGGCTATTGAGATTATCAGAATCAGCTGAGAAGCTTCAAAAACAAGCAGCTATAAGTATCCAGAAGGGGGATGAAGATTATGCAAGGGACACGCTTCTTCAGAGGAAACAAGTGTTGCAGGCTTTGGAAAAATCTAAAATCCGCATTGAGTTGCTTGACGAGCTTTCCGCAAAGCTAAGTGAG GCAATATCTTTGAAAGAAAGCCAGCTAGTTGGAAATGTGACTATGAAGATTGAAGATGCGACACAAGATGATTCGAGTCCAGTTCGAATCATTGCTCCAAAGGAGGAAGTTCTAGAAGATTCTCTCAACGATGATTCTGACTCTAATAAGATGAAGTTCAACGATATTCAAGATGTGCAAATTTCTTTCGAAAGTCGAGAGAATCCACTGGACGATAAGGAGATAGATAATCTTCTGAAAACCCTTAGCACTGATGCTGGGAAAGAAAACAGCATACCCAGCAGCTTGTCGAAAATATCCTCTTACGAGGACTTCATGAAACATATAGATCAAAAGCTTAGTGAGATTGAAACTGAACTAGTTTCTGTTTTGAATGTCTCGATTTTAGTATTGGATAGTGAAGAGAGACCAAAGAATTTCAGGTGGCAACAAACAACGGAACTCCTCGAGAGCATCCATGGCATTAGAGAGAG AATCAGAAGTTCCAAGGAAGCAAAAGTGAGGATCTGA
- the LOC127117754 gene encoding uncharacterized protein LOC127117754 isoform X2, with product MKTYVWWLNTANSARLRLLRLSESAEKLQKQAAISIQKGDEDYARDTLLQRKQVLQALEKSKIRIELLDELSAKLSEAISLKESQLVGNVTMKIEDATQDDSSPVRIIAPKEEVLEDSLNDDSDSNKMKFNDIQDVQISFESRENPLDDKEIDNLLKTLSTDAGKENSIPSSLSKISSYEDFMKHIDQKLSEIETELVSVLNVSILVLDSEERPKNFRWQQTTELLESIHGIRERIRSSKEAKVRI from the exons ATGAAAACTTATGTGTGGTGGTTAAATACAGCAAATAGTGCTAGATTGAGGCTATTGAGATTATCAGAATCAGCTGAGAAGCTTCAAAAACAAGCAGCTATAAGTATCCAGAAGGGGGATGAAGATTATGCAAGGGACACGCTTCTTCAGAGGAAACAAGTGTTGCAGGCTTTGGAAAAATCTAAAATCCGCATTGAGTTGCTTGACGAGCTTTCCGCAAAGCTAAGTGAG GCAATATCTTTGAAAGAAAGCCAGCTAGTTGGAAATGTGACTATGAAGATTGAAGATGCGACACAAGATGATTCGAGTCCAGTTCGAATCATTGCTCCAAAGGAGGAAGTTCTAGAAGATTCTCTCAACGATGATTCTGACTCTAATAAGATGAAGTTCAACGATATTCAAGATGTGCAAATTTCTTTCGAAAGTCGAGAGAATCCACTGGACGATAAGGAGATAGATAATCTTCTGAAAACCCTTAGCACTGATGCTGGGAAAGAAAACAGCATACCCAGCAGCTTGTCGAAAATATCCTCTTACGAGGACTTCATGAAACATATAGATCAAAAGCTTAGTGAGATTGAAACTGAACTAGTTTCTGTTTTGAATGTCTCGATTTTAGTATTGGATAGTGAAGAGAGACCAAAGAATTTCAGGTGGCAACAAACAACGGAACTCCTCGAGAGCATCCATGGCATTAGAGAGAG AATCAGAAGTTCCAAGGAAGCAAAAGTGAGGATCTGA
- the LOC127117753 gene encoding two-pore potassium channel 3, whose amino-acid sequence MMLYLATICLHFTSNQCTMQEPLLTNGETHSPSIPLLKEQSFHDPAPSPSLLQSGSHIINESKHPSFINLIANLSIAKTKIIHRSRSAPSILFTDMKVDFHEPFENRPAYKSSALLVRLCFIIVLFYVAVGVTMYMISGSFKGTTTFRPVDAVYFAVVTLSTIGYGDIVPDTIFAKMFTCCFILVGFGFIGFMLNELVVYICDTHEAFLLSMMDENRYKKILTTYMVDEEKGRMRIRMKVCVASIVVIVCIAIGTITAHFVEDLNWADSFYLSITSVTTVGYGDFSFKTLAGRCFAILWLLVSTLAVARAFLYLTDYSLQKRSREMAKRVLEKKITLSDLAAADLDNDGSISKSDFVIYKLKQMGKITEIDILQISKQFDSLDHGIYGKITLADLMETV is encoded by the exons ATGATGCTATACCTTGCTACCATTTGTCTCCATTTCACATCTAACCAATGCACAATGCAAGAGCCTCTTCTCACTAATGGAGAAACACATTCACCAAGTATACCATTACTCAAGGAACAATCTTTCCATGATCCTGCTCCTTCCCCGTCACTGCTTCAATCAGGTTCTCATATCATCAATGAATCCAAACACCCTTCTTTTATTAACCTCATAGCCAACTTGAGCATCGCGAAAACGAAGATCATTCACCGCTCTCGTTCTGCTCCGTCCATTTTATTCACTGACATGAAGGTAGATTTTCATGAGCCATTTGAAAACAGACCTGCGTATAAATCATCGGCTTTACTTGTGAGGCTGTGTTTCATTATTGTTTTATTCTATGTGGCTGTTGGTGTAACGATGTACATGATAAGTGGGAGTTTTAAGGGAACTACTACATTTAGACCTGTAGATGCTGTGTATTTTGCAGTGGTAACTCTGTCCACTATTGGATACGGAGATATCGTTCCAGATACCATATTTGCGAAGATGTTTACATGTTGTTTCATTTTGGTTGGTTTTGGATTCATCGGTTTTATGCTTAATGAGTTAGTAGTATACATTTGTGATACACACGAGGCGTTTTTATTGAGCATGATGGATGAGAATAGATACAAGAAAATTCTGACGACTTACATGGTTGATGAAGAGAAAGGAAGAATGAGGATAAGAATGAAAGTTTGTGTTGCTTCGATTGTTGTTATTGTCTGCATTGCTATTGGAACGATTACAGCACATTTTGTAGAGGATCTGAATTGGGCTGACAGTTTTTATCTTTCGATTACTTCTGTCACAACGGTTGGTTATGGAGATTTTTCTTTCAAAACATTAGCTGGAAGATGTTTCGCGATTCTGTGGCTTTTGGTAAGCACGTTGGCAGTTGCGAGGGCGTTTTTGTACCTCACTGATTATAGTCTGCAAAAGAGAAGCCGCGAGATGGCGAAAAGGGTTCTTGAAAAGAAGATAACTTTGTCGGATTTAGCAGCTGCAGATCTTGATAATGATGGATCAATCAG TAAATCGGACTTTGTCATATACAAGCTTAAGCAAATGGGGAAGATTACTGAGATAGACATTCTACAAATTAGCAAACAATTTGATTCCTTGGACCATGGCATCTACGGCAAGATCACCTTAGCTGATCTCATGGAAACTGTATAG
- the LOC127117751 gene encoding uncharacterized protein LOC127117751, which translates to MVVEALVPLLENDIQSVNEDYSSSHGNQQKEQVNHKVCCSSKANSQTRELWTDGLICAFEFIRGSRKTHSSAAVREVAKKKDFQGNQVNPLKVSSSGNGFHESCFPVEELSGGLDCDEFDKNDCFGREGLSRSYWKPIGWARVSELVQAVHSDASWASQVRDFTDDESDVPVADVATPYWERPVGPIWWCHLDAAHQYVTTWLASSQWLHPAISIALRDESRLISDRMKHLLYEVPVRVAGGLLFELLGQSAGDPFAEEDDIPIVLRAWQAQNFLVTALHVKGSASNINILGILEVQELLAGGGANIPRSIHEVVAHLACRLARWDDRLFRKHIFGAADEVELMFMNRRNQEDLHLFTIILNQEIRRLSTQVIRVKWSLHAREEIVFELLQQLKGNVTRSLLAGVMKSTRQMIGEQEAVRGRLFTIQDVMQSAVRAWLQDKSLTVTHNLGVFGGCGLVLSIITGLFGINVDGIPGSAATPYAFVLFSVVLVVLGAVLIGIGLLYLGLKKPIVEENVTVRKLELQELVRMFQHEAETHAQVRKTVPHKDVPQTAAVRSPNGVNRRLMISKLFNP; encoded by the exons ATGGTAGTTGAGGCTTTGGTTCCTTTGCTAGAGAATGATATACAAAGTGTGAATGAAGATTATTCATCTTCACATGGTAATCAACAGAAAGAGCAGGTGAATCATAAAGTATGTTGCTCTTCCAAGGCTAACTCGCAGACGAGGGAACTTTGGACTGATGGACTTATTTGTGCTTTCGAGTTTATCCGCGGCTCGCGGAAGACTCATTCTTCAGCAGCAGTTAGGGAGGTGGCCAAGAAAAAAGATTTTCAAGGCAATCAAGTTAATCCATTGAAAGTAAGTTCTAGTGGAAACGGCTTTCACGAATCATGTTTTCCGGTAGAGGAATTGTCTGGAGGATTGGATTGTGATGAATTCGATAAAAATGACTGTTTTGGTAGAGAGGGTCTTTCAAGAAGTTACTGGAAACCAATTGGTTGGGCTAGAGTTTCCGAACTTGTCCAGGCTGTGCATAGTGATGCTAGCTGGGCATCTCAGGTGCGTGATTTCACCGATGATGAAAGTGATGTTCCTGTTGCGGATGTAGCAACTCCTTACTGGGAAAGGCCGGTGGGTCCAATCTGGTGGTGTCATTTGGATGCTGCTCATCAATATGTTACTACATGGCTTGCTAGCTCTCAGTGGTTACATCCTGCTATTAGCATTGCCTTGCGCGATGAAAGCAGGTTAATAAGCGATCGGATGAAACACCTTCTGTATGAG GTTCCTGTTCGAGTCGCTGGCGGATTGCTATTTGAACTTCTAGGGCAGTCTGCGGGCGATCCATTTGCTGAAGAAGATGACATTCCCATTGTATTACGAGCATGGCAGGCACAGAACTTTCTGGTCACAGCTTTGCATGTTAAGGGCTCTGCGTCAAACATCAATATTTTAGGTATTTTAGAAGTTCAG GAACTTCTGGCTGGTGGTGGAGCTAACATTCCACGCAGCATTCACGAAGTTGTAGCACACCTAGCTTGTCGTCTTGCAAGATGGGATGATAG GCTGTTTCGTAAACACATCTTTGGGGCTGCTGATGAAGTTGAATTGATGTTTATGAACAG GAGAAACCAAGAGGATTTGCATTTATTCACTATAATATTGAACCAGGAAATTAGACGATTATCAACCCAG GTTATAAGAGTGAAATGGTCGCTCCATGCACGAGAGGAAATCGTGTTTGAACTTCTTCAACAGTTGAAAGGAAATGTAACAAGATCATTACTGGCCGGAGTAATGAAGAGTACAAGACAAATGATTGGGGAGCAAGAAGCAGTTCGAGGTCGTCTGTTCACAATCCAAGATGTAATGCAAAGCGCAGTCCGTGCATGGTTGCAG GACAAAAGCCTCACGGTTACACATAACTTAGGAGTGTTTGGTGGTTGTGGTCTAGTCCTTTCCATCATCACTGGACTATTCGGCATAAATGTGGATGGAATACCTGGATCTGCTGCAACTCCGTACGCGTTTGTTCTTTTCTCCGTAGTGTTAGTTGTGTTGGGAGCAGTTCTAATTGGAATTGGATTGCTTTATCTTGGGCTGAAAAAACCCATTGTTGAAGAAAATGTTACAGTGAGAAAACTAGAGCTTCAAGAGCTGGTTAGGATGTTCCAACACGAAGCGGAAACTCACGCGCAAGTAAGGAAAACGGTGCCTCACAAGGATGTTCCTCAAACTGCAGCTGTTAGGTCACCAAACGGTGTGAATCGTCGCCTCATGATTTCAAAATTGTTCAATCCttag
- the LOC127117755 gene encoding AT-hook motif nuclear-localized protein 16, with protein MFGEMEHKQEQDSGNQNNMSGNGIDVSLISPKVPKSVSPVSSAAEGETLKRPRGRPAGSKNKPKPPIIVTRDSANALKAHAMEVSSGCDVNESLLNFARRKQRGLCILNGTGCVTNVTLRQPASSGAIVTLHGRFEILSLLGSILPPPAPPGITGLTIYLAGAQGQVVGGAVVGALIASGPVVIMAASFMHATFDRLPLEDDELAAAMQNQHYQNGRAQHHLDISDLYAMPQNLLMNSAMPPEIYSWAPGRNLSKT; from the coding sequence ATGTTTGGTGAAATGGAACACAAGCAAGAGCAAGACAGTGGTAACCAGAACAATATGTCTGGTAATGGTATTGATGTTAGTCTTATATCTCCTAAAGTTCCAAAATCGGTTTCGCCAGTTTCTTCTGCGGCCGAGGGGGAAACATTAAAGCGGCCTCGTGGCCGGCCGGCTGGATCGAAAAACAAGCCAAAGCCGCCGATTATTGTCACGAGAGATAGTGCTAATGCACTGAAAGCTCATGCGATGGAAGTGAGTTCCGGGTGTGATGTGAATGAGAGCTTGTTGAACTTTGCAAGGAGAAAGCAACGCGGTCTTTGTATACTTAATGGCACTGGTTGTGTAACGAATGTAACATTGCGCCAACCAGCTTCTTCTGGTGCAATTGTTACCCTTCATGGTCGATTTGAGATTCTCTCGTTGTTGGGGTCGATTCTTCCCCCGCCCGCACCCCCGGGAATCACTGGCTTGACGATTTACTTAGCAGGTGCTCAAGGACAAGTTGTTGGAGGTGCTGTAGTCGGTGCTTTGATTGCTTCAGGACCTGTTGTCATCATGGCTGCATCGTTCATGCATGCTACTTTCGATCGTCTGCCGCTGGAAGACGATGAACTTGCTGCTGCAATGCAGAATCAGCATTACCAAAATGGGCGCGCACAACATCATCTTGATATCTCTGACTTATATGCAATGCCGCAGAACCTCCTCATGAATAGTGCAATGCCTCCTGAGATATACTCTTGGGCGCCAGGGCGAAACTTGTCAAAAACCTGA